In a genomic window of Halorussus salilacus:
- a CDS encoding DUF7282 domain-containing protein — MSRKIATLAILLAISLVIGGMTTTLGATEGDRTGVESNASESLQDDQTANETTVTFEDQTSNGTVVTVDEVTLEDGGFVAIHDRELLNGSVLDSVLGSSEYLEAGTHENVTVELDRPVNESQTLLAVAYQDTNDDEEFDFVESQGEEDGAYTIENQIVVDAAFVNVEEEPGDEETETPEETDTPEETETPEETETPEETETPEETTTAPGEVTTEEPTDEVDSLLVSEFDAPSTLSTDDELAVSATVSNPGDETINESVELRVDGTVIERQEVEVEPGESQRVEFSVDAGTLEVEPGDSFVEVLTRDFGQVERLTVEDSETSD, encoded by the coding sequence ATGAGTCGGAAGATCGCGACCCTCGCCATCCTACTGGCGATTTCGCTCGTAATCGGGGGAATGACTACGACGCTCGGAGCGACCGAAGGCGACCGCACCGGGGTCGAATCGAACGCGTCCGAGTCGTTGCAGGACGACCAGACCGCGAACGAGACGACGGTCACGTTCGAGGACCAGACCTCGAACGGCACCGTCGTCACCGTCGACGAGGTGACGCTCGAAGACGGCGGATTCGTCGCGATACACGACCGCGAACTCCTGAACGGGTCGGTCCTCGACAGCGTTCTCGGGTCCTCCGAGTACCTCGAAGCCGGGACCCACGAGAACGTGACCGTCGAACTCGACCGGCCGGTGAACGAGTCACAGACCCTGCTCGCCGTCGCGTATCAGGACACGAACGACGACGAGGAGTTCGACTTCGTCGAATCGCAAGGAGAGGAAGATGGTGCGTACACGATAGAGAACCAGATCGTCGTGGACGCCGCCTTCGTGAACGTCGAGGAGGAACCGGGCGACGAGGAGACCGAGACTCCTGAGGAGACGGACACCCCTGAGGAGACGGAGACGCCGGAAGAGACAGAGACGCCGGAGGAGACAGAGACCCCGGAAGAGACGACGACCGCGCCCGGAGAGGTGACCACCGAGGAACCCACTGACGAGGTCGACTCGTTGCTCGTCTCCGAGTTCGACGCGCCCAGCACGCTGTCGACCGACGACGAACTCGCCGTGAGCGCGACGGTGTCGAACCCGGGTGACGAGACCATCAACGAATCAGTCGAACTGCGCGTCGACGGGACCGTAATCGAGCGACAGGAGGTCGAGGTCGAACCGGGCGAGAGCCAGCGCGTCGAGTTCAGCGTGGACGCGGGAACGCTCGAGGTCGAACCCGGCGATAGCTTCGTGGAGGTGCTCACCCGCGACTTCGGACAGGTCGAGCGGCTCACCGTTGAAGACTCTGAGACGTCCGACTGA
- a CDS encoding flippase → MNVARSSFKVFLAETVSVVLSFLAIMYYARELGAARLGTFFLFQATLFVLRRPADLGLRIAVQKRISEGSHPESVLTTSLLLKLGLLSLTIWGLLAVRGFVADYIGLDLTWFLVVALVLHELSSLMKNALSGELRVGETAIIDFVYNVVMYGGGVLLVYAGYGVVGLVVSVIAGLALRLVLAFRAVDTGFGRPSMERARSLAAYAKFTVVPSVGHQVHQWMDTLILGVLATNAAVGVYEVAWRIGGPVLLAAQSIGVAIFPQFSSWDSAGSRDSIERLFSRVLTPSMFLVFPAFFGTLVLAEEILTLVFDAEFGAAWLALIIIMAGKIPSGIKTLAGDALYGLNKPKYVTIATIVTITANFVLNVILISAFGIVGAATGTMVSVTIGMALRTYYLSRFIEIRAPYDELGWCAVSAAAMGTVLYAAKTVVPVETAAGLFGFVATGVVLYGAFVLLYPPLKDQISAQLREFVPGLQ, encoded by the coding sequence ATGAACGTCGCCCGGTCGAGCTTCAAGGTGTTCCTCGCGGAGACCGTCAGCGTCGTGCTGTCGTTTCTCGCCATCATGTACTACGCCCGAGAGCTGGGTGCCGCGCGACTCGGGACGTTCTTCCTGTTTCAAGCGACGCTGTTCGTTCTCAGGCGACCGGCCGACTTGGGCCTCCGAATTGCTGTCCAGAAACGGATCAGCGAGGGGAGCCATCCCGAATCCGTCCTCACCACGAGCCTCCTGTTGAAACTCGGATTGCTGTCGCTCACGATCTGGGGCCTGTTGGCGGTCCGAGGATTCGTCGCGGATTACATCGGTCTCGACCTCACCTGGTTCCTCGTCGTAGCTCTGGTGCTTCACGAGCTTTCGTCCCTGATGAAGAACGCCCTCTCCGGGGAACTCCGCGTGGGTGAGACGGCGATCATAGACTTCGTGTACAACGTCGTCATGTACGGCGGCGGTGTCCTCCTCGTGTACGCGGGATACGGGGTCGTCGGACTGGTCGTCAGCGTCATCGCGGGACTGGCGCTTCGACTCGTCCTGGCGTTCCGCGCCGTCGACACCGGCTTCGGGCGGCCGTCGATGGAGCGGGCGCGCTCGCTGGCCGCCTACGCCAAGTTCACCGTCGTCCCGAGCGTCGGCCATCAGGTCCACCAGTGGATGGACACGCTCATCCTCGGCGTGCTGGCGACGAACGCCGCGGTCGGGGTGTACGAGGTCGCGTGGCGGATCGGCGGCCCCGTGCTTCTGGCAGCCCAGTCCATCGGCGTGGCCATCTTCCCCCAGTTCAGCTCGTGGGACTCCGCGGGGTCGCGGGACTCCATCGAGCGCCTGTTCTCGCGCGTACTCACCCCGTCGATGTTCCTCGTGTTTCCGGCGTTCTTCGGCACGCTCGTCCTCGCCGAGGAGATACTGACACTCGTGTTCGACGCCGAGTTCGGGGCCGCGTGGCTCGCCCTCATCATCATCATGGCTGGCAAGATACCCAGCGGCATCAAGACGCTGGCAGGCGACGCCCTGTACGGCCTCAACAAGCCGAAGTACGTCACCATCGCGACCATCGTGACGATAACCGCGAACTTCGTGCTGAACGTGATTCTCATCTCGGCGTTCGGCATCGTCGGTGCCGCGACGGGGACGATGGTCTCGGTCACCATCGGGATGGCTCTCCGAACCTACTATCTCTCGAGATTCATCGAGATTCGAGCACCGTACGACGAACTCGGGTGGTGTGCGGTGTCGGCCGCCGCCATGGGGACCGTCCTCTACGCCGCGAAGACCGTCGTTCCGGTCGAGACGGCGGCCGGTCTGTTCGGATTCGTCGCGACGGGCGTCGTCCTGTACGGCGCGTTCGTGCTCCTCTACCCGCCGCTGAAGGACCAGATATCCGCACAGCTCCGGGAGTTCGTTCCAGGGTTGCAGTGA
- a CDS encoding glucosamine inositolphosphorylceramide transferase family protein, which translates to MQVERIRRKPLDAIERARWRVGEAVHRGLADGRRVGRDEGLAHWGRTPDPGSVRPGHEGGVGSHRPFRPRPLASAANPVLTVADVHDYGDAEFVADPFLFASETDGWNLFFEVYNRDRTPTGVIGHATSGDAGRSWTYTGVVLRDEVHLAFPYVFEWNGSYFMIPDRWNRERAAPIRVFRTDSLPDGWRPVSTVVAPDRQLADCVAFRWNDRWWALLGSDDGRYELEAYYTDDLLADGWTPHDDNPVVSGRPTAARPAGRPIVGEDSVLVFFQDCAAQYGDRVRAYEIDRLAPDEYADSERPESPILEGTGRALGWNGGRMHHVDPWDTGDGWLCAVDGNVGLGRRAFGPNHWAIGMFRA; encoded by the coding sequence ATGCAGGTAGAACGTATCCGGAGGAAACCCCTCGACGCTATCGAGCGGGCCAGGTGGCGCGTCGGCGAGGCCGTCCACCGGGGCCTCGCCGACGGCCGCCGCGTCGGTCGCGACGAGGGACTCGCTCACTGGGGACGGACCCCCGACCCCGGTTCGGTACGCCCGGGCCACGAGGGTGGCGTCGGGAGCCACCGACCCTTCCGTCCGCGGCCGCTGGCGTCGGCCGCCAACCCCGTGCTGACCGTCGCCGACGTGCACGACTACGGGGACGCGGAGTTCGTCGCCGACCCCTTCCTGTTCGCCTCCGAGACCGACGGGTGGAACCTCTTTTTCGAGGTGTACAACCGCGACCGGACGCCGACGGGCGTCATCGGGCACGCGACCAGCGGGGACGCCGGACGGTCGTGGACCTACACCGGGGTCGTCCTCCGCGACGAGGTCCACCTGGCGTTCCCATACGTGTTCGAGTGGAATGGGTCGTACTTCATGATACCCGACCGTTGGAACCGCGAGCGGGCGGCCCCCATCCGGGTGTTCCGGACCGACTCGCTCCCGGACGGGTGGCGGCCGGTCTCGACCGTGGTCGCGCCCGACCGCCAGCTCGCCGACTGCGTGGCGTTCCGGTGGAACGACCGGTGGTGGGCGCTGTTGGGTAGCGACGACGGCAGGTACGAACTCGAAGCGTACTACACGGACGACCTCCTCGCGGACGGGTGGACGCCCCACGACGACAATCCGGTCGTCTCCGGTCGGCCCACGGCCGCTCGACCCGCGGGGCGGCCCATCGTCGGCGAAGATTCGGTTCTGGTCTTCTTTCAGGACTGTGCGGCCCAGTACGGCGACAGGGTTCGCGCCTACGAGATAGATCGGCTCGCTCCGGACGAGTACGCCGATTCGGAACGTCCCGAATCGCCGATTCTCGAAGGGACCGGCCGAGCGCTTGGCTGGAACGGCGGTCGGATGCACCACGTCGACCCGTGGGACACCGGCGACGGCTGGCTGTGTGCGGTCGACGGCAACGTCGGCCTCGGACGACGCGCGTTCGGCCCCAACCACTGGGCCATCGGGATGTTCCGGGCGTGA
- a CDS encoding carboxylate--amine ligase: MESVIVPAVDVPSSFVALRSLHRRGIHTIAVSERESPEVFCSRYCDEAVRVPSPNRTASGYREALLDLAMREDVRTILPVREEDAYVLSRYKAEFDEYVDLPIPDFGTLRKVQDRTELFDVAAEAGVPVPETELLTEWTDWSRPTIVKGRYTILADAYRESPPTVGGQAVRNGGGTEAGLANPPKTEYLPPGERPDVDALRDRSGHVPLVQEYLPDTDEYSFCAMYDRGEPLATFQHRQIRGFSYSGGTSAFRKSVYDPDLEAEGLKLLDALDWHGPADVEFKRDDRTGEFKLMEVNPRFWSSVPFAVQAGADFPLYYWRLATGRADRIGGEYEVGIGGHLLVGEISYLRSVVFEDVPLVERPSMGAALAAVLSSLVRHPRFDYADRSDPCPFLRYAYNELARPLLNRVDGSAS, encoded by the coding sequence ATGGAGTCCGTCATCGTTCCCGCGGTGGACGTGCCGAGTTCCTTCGTTGCCCTGCGGTCGCTCCACCGACGCGGGATACACACCATCGCCGTCTCCGAGCGGGAGTCACCCGAAGTGTTCTGTTCGCGGTACTGCGACGAGGCGGTCCGGGTCCCCTCGCCGAACCGGACCGCGTCGGGCTACAGGGAGGCGCTACTCGACCTCGCCATGCGCGAGGACGTGCGGACGATCCTCCCGGTCCGAGAGGAGGACGCCTACGTCCTCTCGCGTTACAAGGCGGAGTTCGACGAGTACGTGGACCTGCCGATACCCGATTTCGGGACGCTCCGCAAGGTGCAGGACCGAACTGAACTGTTCGACGTGGCCGCCGAGGCTGGCGTCCCGGTGCCCGAGACCGAGTTGCTCACCGAGTGGACCGACTGGTCCCGGCCGACGATAGTCAAGGGGCGGTACACGATACTGGCCGACGCCTACCGCGAGTCCCCGCCGACGGTCGGGGGACAGGCGGTACGAAACGGCGGCGGGACCGAGGCCGGTCTCGCGAACCCGCCGAAGACGGAGTATCTCCCACCGGGCGAGCGCCCGGACGTCGACGCCCTCCGCGACCGGTCGGGTCACGTCCCGCTGGTCCAGGAGTACTTGCCCGACACCGACGAGTACAGCTTCTGTGCGATGTACGACCGCGGCGAGCCGCTGGCGACGTTCCAGCACCGCCAGATACGGGGCTTCAGCTACAGCGGCGGCACGAGTGCGTTCCGGAAGTCGGTGTACGACCCCGACCTCGAAGCCGAGGGGCTGAAACTGCTCGACGCGCTCGACTGGCACGGCCCGGCCGACGTGGAGTTCAAGCGCGACGACCGCACCGGCGAGTTCAAGCTCATGGAGGTCAACCCCCGGTTCTGGTCGTCGGTGCCGTTCGCGGTGCAGGCCGGAGCCGACTTCCCGCTCTACTACTGGCGACTCGCGACCGGACGGGCCGACCGCATCGGCGGCGAGTACGAGGTCGGCATCGGCGGCCACCTCCTCGTCGGGGAGATATCGTACCTGCGCAGTGTGGTCTTCGAGGACGTGCCTCTCGTCGAGCGGCCGTCGATGGGGGCCGCGCTGGCGGCGGTCCTGTCGTCGCTGGTCCGGCATCCCCGGTTCGATTACGCCGACCGCAGCGACCCCTGTCCGTTTCTTCGATACGCGTACAACGAACTCGCCAGACCCCTGCTGAATCGAGTCGACGGCTCCGCCTCGTAG
- a CDS encoding class I SAM-dependent methyltransferase, with the protein MPLNRGYQYVKAATNLVLAMLSRDSTQKKRQAELGYWRLQKAKKGKLPSDHYEYFFTDHFDLDTGEYDGKRVLDIGCGPRGSLDWATMAEQNIGLDPLVNEYENLGFADDSPMEYVDSGAEDIPFPDEHFDIVTSFNSLDHVDDLQRSIAEIKRVTAPDGLFLLITDVNHDPTVTEPISYGWDIVDEFRPEFELVWQDRREKSEDGIYASARFGDPYDFSNEETRYGVLSAKFERRSL; encoded by the coding sequence ATGCCACTGAACAGGGGATACCAGTACGTGAAGGCCGCAACAAACCTCGTTCTGGCGATGCTGTCCCGCGACTCGACCCAAAAAAAGCGACAAGCTGAGTTGGGGTACTGGAGACTCCAAAAAGCTAAGAAAGGAAAACTACCATCGGACCATTACGAGTACTTCTTCACGGATCACTTCGATCTCGATACGGGTGAGTACGACGGAAAGCGAGTGCTCGATATCGGCTGTGGTCCGCGGGGGTCTCTCGATTGGGCGACGATGGCCGAACAGAATATCGGGCTGGACCCGCTGGTGAACGAGTACGAGAATCTCGGTTTCGCTGACGACTCACCGATGGAGTACGTCGATAGCGGAGCCGAAGACATTCCGTTTCCCGACGAACACTTCGATATCGTTACCTCGTTCAATTCGTTGGATCACGTAGACGACCTTCAGCGGAGCATCGCTGAAATCAAGCGTGTGACGGCTCCCGATGGCTTGTTCCTACTTATCACTGATGTGAACCACGACCCGACCGTGACCGAACCGATATCCTACGGCTGGGATATCGTCGACGAATTCCGTCCCGAATTCGAACTCGTCTGGCAAGACCGACGCGAGAAATCGGAAGACGGAATATATGCGAGCGCTCGATTCGGCGACCCATACGACTTTTCTAACGAAGAGACACGGTACGGCGTGCTGTCAGCGAAGTTCGAACGCCGAAGTCTTTAG
- a CDS encoding lipid II:glycine glycyltransferase FemX: protein MSLSVIGVDTIESVNENQWNQVVEQSDLGYVYHRYGWLRAVELGTAYEPRHLLVTKKNNPIAIFPNFIMDSDRTPYRHLKSSKPGPGGPIAMTDEEEAIQLLLDVAPEIGDKMVISSQIQTSGTDYSRYHSLFEENGYEQRLVYGDFTLDISRDWEDILGDMHSSRRRAIRRGHDNEFEIVDKEITRETMAEFFDDFSAVMDRVEGYKRPRRYFLELAEFSERLKLFGVRIDGDERGTILFTLDDEQSTVHYECSGVTQENFEYNASELIHEHAIRWAQERGYDTYNFGGTVLDFRDGVFRFKEKFGARPVPALAWERGCSTVQWPAYKFARSLYRRFFGS from the coding sequence GTGTCCTTAAGCGTCATCGGCGTCGATACTATCGAATCGGTAAACGAGAACCAGTGGAACCAAGTCGTCGAGCAGTCCGATCTCGGATACGTCTATCACCGGTACGGGTGGTTGCGGGCGGTCGAACTCGGAACGGCGTACGAGCCGCGACATCTCCTCGTCACGAAGAAGAACAACCCCATCGCGATCTTTCCGAACTTCATCATGGACAGCGACCGGACGCCGTACAGACACCTCAAATCGTCGAAACCCGGTCCGGGCGGCCCCATCGCGATGACCGACGAGGAAGAGGCGATCCAGTTACTCCTCGACGTCGCCCCCGAAATCGGTGACAAGATGGTCATCTCCAGCCAGATTCAGACCTCCGGTACCGACTACAGCCGATACCACAGCCTCTTCGAAGAGAACGGATACGAACAGCGGCTCGTCTACGGCGACTTCACGCTCGACATCTCGCGCGATTGGGAGGACATCCTCGGGGACATGCACAGTTCGAGGCGACGAGCCATCAGACGCGGTCACGACAACGAGTTCGAGATCGTGGACAAAGAGATTACGAGGGAGACGATGGCCGAGTTCTTCGACGACTTCTCGGCGGTGATGGACCGAGTCGAGGGGTACAAGCGACCCCGGCGGTACTTCCTCGAACTCGCGGAGTTCTCCGAGCGACTGAAGCTGTTCGGGGTCAGGATAGACGGGGACGAGCGCGGGACGATACTGTTCACGCTCGACGACGAGCAGTCGACGGTCCACTACGAGTGTTCGGGAGTGACGCAGGAGAACTTCGAGTACAACGCCTCCGAACTGATACACGAACACGCCATCCGGTGGGCGCAAGAACGGGGCTACGACACGTACAACTTCGGGGGGACAGTGCTGGACTTCAGGGATGGAGTGTTCCGCTTCAAGGAGAAGTTCGGCGCGCGACCGGTTCCCGCACTCGCGTGGGAACGCGGGTGTTCGACGGTACAGTGGCCTGCCTACAAATTCGCCCGGTCGCTCTATCGGCGGTTCTTCGGGTCGTAA
- a CDS encoding polysaccharide lyase, with protein MTAWTDPVEADLLDEPIQELYATYWVRFSSDFEGSSHTNKLPGPMNYFEDWSETDENGDGHGGDPATGYGWSARAGFKDTDSDRIRIGSYVYHMDMDGQYGNNWGYRWVSKGEWHRITQHVKMNTVSNGSANSDGILEYWVDDEKTIEQDEVRWTEHPEEGINYAFTVWYGGSDPSPKDQDVYLDNWKLSTTPIPGTPPEQDADPEGIILELITSEGMATTEYEFTVAGTVEKRTDAGDLSAEDNDDITDNGDGTVTVNGAVGNGYGDSYYVDGTIESMSDLDESKWTIRYDDEEVSIDDIVESDGPDIDRFEISKSQQLGDDRMFSVQWAVSENEDELDTVEVVVAEDEENMNFAVTDVSGESASGWDLFQFPVDTGLEVTLRAEDGGENVTTQTETITL; from the coding sequence ATGACCGCGTGGACCGATCCCGTCGAAGCGGACCTACTCGACGAACCGATTCAGGAGCTGTACGCCACTTACTGGGTGCGGTTTTCGTCCGACTTCGAAGGCAGTTCGCACACGAACAAACTGCCGGGGCCGATGAACTACTTCGAAGACTGGAGTGAAACCGACGAGAACGGTGACGGCCACGGTGGCGATCCGGCCACCGGATACGGATGGAGCGCACGGGCCGGGTTCAAAGACACCGACAGCGACCGGATTCGAATCGGCTCGTACGTCTACCACATGGACATGGATGGCCAGTACGGCAATAACTGGGGCTATCGTTGGGTGTCGAAAGGCGAGTGGCATCGAATCACCCAACACGTAAAGATGAACACCGTTTCAAACGGGAGTGCAAATTCCGATGGAATATTAGAGTACTGGGTCGACGACGAAAAGACAATCGAGCAAGATGAGGTTCGGTGGACAGAACACCCCGAAGAAGGAATCAACTACGCGTTCACGGTATGGTACGGCGGTAGTGACCCGTCACCGAAAGACCAAGACGTGTATTTAGATAACTGGAAGCTCAGCACCACCCCCATCCCGGGTACACCACCCGAACAGGACGCCGACCCGGAAGGCATCATCCTCGAACTCATCACTAGCGAGGGGATGGCCACGACGGAGTACGAGTTCACCGTCGCCGGAACCGTCGAAAAGCGGACCGACGCCGGTGACCTCTCCGCGGAGGACAACGACGACATCACCGACAACGGTGACGGAACCGTGACGGTCAACGGTGCGGTCGGCAACGGATACGGCGACTCGTACTACGTGGACGGCACCATCGAGTCGATGTCCGACCTCGACGAGTCGAAGTGGACGATTCGGTACGACGACGAAGAAGTGAGCATCGACGACATCGTCGAATCGGACGGTCCCGACATCGACCGATTCGAGATATCCAAGAGCCAGCAGTTGGGCGACGACAGGATGTTCTCGGTCCAGTGGGCCGTCTCGGAGAACGAGGACGAACTCGACACCGTCGAAGTCGTGGTGGCCGAGGACGAGGAGAACATGAACTTCGCGGTGACCGACGTAAGTGGCGAGAGCGCGTCCGGGTGGGACCTCTTCCAGTTCCCGGTCGACACCGGACTCGAAGTGACGTTGCGCGCCGAAGATGGCGGGGAGAACGTCACTACCCAGACCGAGACCATCACGCTCTGA
- a CDS encoding glycosyltransferase family 2 protein, whose amino-acid sequence MPSISTALVTAFAVSSFLVLYAYFLYPAGLWVVSRFVSRSTPTLAAADELPTVSLIIAAYNEEGVIADKIENSLGLDYPEDRLDIVVFSDASSDRTDEIVRSYADEGVELERIEGRVGKTECQNRVVDRVDGEILVFSDANCMYDDDAIRRLVARFGEGVDCVVGELRHTRTDDDVEGESLYWRYTRLVKRLESNVGSVVKGNGAIYAVRREAYVPLPADAMSDFAEPLAVRERGGRVEYAHDAVARERTAGSVEAERARKTRIATRSWHTVAQHLGLLNPLQYGRYSLQLFSDTVLWWTTPLLFVAAFASATALWFLTGSTFFGLVVAGFVALVLAGSVGHVLNRRGSSVPSLLHVPHYFLVGNYSLAVGAWNFLRGHNIVTWNTMNE is encoded by the coding sequence ATGCCCTCGATCAGTACCGCGCTCGTCACCGCGTTCGCAGTATCGAGTTTCCTCGTGCTGTACGCCTACTTCCTCTACCCCGCGGGGCTCTGGGTCGTCTCCCGGTTCGTCTCCCGCTCGACGCCCACGCTCGCCGCCGCCGACGAACTCCCCACGGTGTCGCTGATAATCGCGGCGTACAACGAGGAGGGCGTCATCGCCGACAAGATAGAGAACAGCCTCGGACTCGACTACCCCGAGGACAGACTCGACATCGTCGTCTTCTCCGACGCGTCGAGCGACCGCACCGACGAGATCGTCCGTTCGTACGCCGACGAGGGCGTCGAACTCGAACGCATCGAGGGGCGGGTGGGCAAGACCGAGTGCCAGAACAGGGTCGTAGACCGGGTCGACGGCGAGATACTCGTGTTCTCGGACGCCAACTGCATGTACGACGACGATGCGATACGTCGGCTGGTCGCGCGGTTCGGCGAGGGCGTCGACTGCGTCGTCGGTGAACTCCGCCACACCCGAACCGACGACGACGTGGAGGGCGAGTCGCTCTACTGGCGCTACACCCGGCTGGTCAAGCGACTGGAGTCGAACGTCGGGTCGGTCGTGAAGGGCAACGGCGCGATATACGCCGTCCGCCGGGAGGCGTACGTCCCGCTCCCGGCCGACGCCATGAGCGACTTCGCCGAACCCCTCGCCGTCCGGGAGCGCGGCGGGCGGGTCGAGTACGCCCACGATGCGGTCGCTCGCGAGCGGACCGCCGGGTCGGTCGAGGCAGAACGCGCCCGCAAGACCCGCATCGCGACCCGGTCGTGGCACACGGTGGCCCAGCACCTCGGACTCCTGAACCCCCTGCAGTACGGCCGCTACTCGCTCCAGTTGTTCTCCGACACCGTCCTCTGGTGGACCACTCCGCTCCTGTTCGTCGCGGCGTTCGCCAGTGCCACCGCGCTGTGGTTCCTGACCGGAAGCACCTTCTTCGGCCTCGTGGTCGCGGGGTTCGTGGCGCTGGTCCTCGCGGGTTCGGTCGGACACGTCCTGAACCGCCGGGGGAGCTCGGTCCCCTCGCTGTTGCACGTCCCCCACTACTTCCTCGTCGGCAACTACAGCCTCGCGGTCGGCGCGTGGAACTTCCTCCGGGGACACAACATCGTGACGTGGAATACGATGAACGAGTGA